Genomic segment of Penaeus monodon isolate SGIC_2016 chromosome 32, NSTDA_Pmon_1, whole genome shotgun sequence:
ACTGACCAATGACTCTTTCTAATTTTTTGTGTTGTCCTTCTTTTACCACAGTTTTCGCCGCTCCCCTTTAAGTGATCGAGACTGACTACGACAGTTTGCCTGCGTGTATTCTTGCATTGACACAGATAAGTAAAAAGTCCGAGTTCGGCTTCGTCTTCTCCCGTACTCCACAGAACTCCCGTTCAGCGATTTACAGATGCGCCTCTGTATTCCGCAGGAACGGTGTCGACTTCTCCCTTTTCAACGTAGTTCCTCATACAGCCGAATGTGTTTACAGGGGATAGGCATACACCAAAAAtctacatttataataaaaaaaaaataactgtgaCTTACAGTATCAATgtaccccaaaaagggaaaagggaaaattgctaAATCATTTCTNNNNNNNNNNNNNNNNNNNNNNNNNNNNNNNNNNNNNNNNNNNNNNNNNNNNNNNNNNNNNNNNNNNNNNNNNNNNNNNNNNNNNNNNNNNNNNNNNNNNNNNNNNNNNNNNNNNNNNNNNNNNNNNNNNNNNNNNNNNNNNNNNNNNNNNNNNNNNNNNNNNNNNNNNNNNNNNNNNNNNNNNNNNNNNNNNNNNNNNNNNNNNNNNNNNNNNNNNNNNNNNNNNNNNNNNNNNNNNNNNNNNNNNNNNNNNNNNNNNNNNNNNNNNNNNNNNNNNNNNNNNNNNNNNNNNNNNNNNNNNNNNNNNNNNNNNNNNNNNNNNNNNNNNNNNNNNNNNNNNNNNNNNNNNNNNNNNNNNNNNNNNNNNNNNNNNNNNNNNNNNNNNNNNNNNNNNNNNNNNNNNNNNNNNNNNNNNNNNNNNNNNNNNNNNNNNNNNNNNNNNNNNNNNNNNNNNNNNNNNNNNNNNNNNNNNNNNNNNNNNNNNNNNNNNNNNNNNNNNNNNNNNNNNNNNNNNNNNNNNNNNNNNNNNNNNNNNNNNNNNNNNNNNNNNNNNNNNNNNNNNNNNNNNNNNNNNNNNNNNNNNNNNNNNNNNNNNNNNNNNNNNNNNNNNNNNNNNNNNNNNNNNNNNNNNNNNNNNNNNNNNNNNNNNNNNNNNNNNNNNNNNNNNNNNNNNNNNNNNNNNNNNNNNNNNNNNNNNNNNNNNNNNNNNNNNNNNNNNNNNNNNNNNNNNNNNNNNNNNNNNNNNNNNNNNNNNNNNNNNNNNNNNNNNNNNNNNNNNNNNNNNNNNNNNNNNNNNNNNNNNNNNNNNNNNNNNNNNNNNNNNNNNNNNNNNNNNNNNNNNNNNNNNNNNNNNNNNNNNNNNNNNNNNNNNNNNNNNNNNNNNNNNNNNNNNNNNNNNNNNNNNNNNNNNNNNNNNNNNNNNNNNNNNNNNNNNNNNNNNNNNNNNNNNNNNNNNNNNNNNNNNNNNNNNNNNNNNNNNNNNNNNNNNNNNNNNNNNNNNNNNNNNNNNNNNNNNNNNNNNNNNNNNNNNNNNNNNNNNNNNNNNNNNNNNNNNNNNNNNNNNNNNNNNNNNNNNNNNNNNNNNNNNNNNNNNNNNNNNNNNNNNNNNNNNNNNNNNNNNNNNNNNNNNNNNNNNNNNNNNNNNNNNNNNNNNNNNNNNNNNNNNNNNNNNNNNNNNNNNNNNNNNNNNNNNNNNNNNNNNNNNNNNNNNNNNNNNNNNNNNNNNNNNNNNNNNNNNNNNNNNNNNNNNNNNNNNNNNNNNNNNNNNNNNNNNNNNNNNNNCTCGNNNNNNNNNNNNNNNNNNNNNNNNNNNNNNNNNNNNNNNNNNNNNNNNNNNNNNNNNNNNNNNNNNNNNNNNNNNNNNNNNNNNNNNNNNNNNNNNNNNNNNNNNNNNNNNNNNNNNNNNNNNNNNNNNNNNNNNNNNNNNNNNNNNNNNNNNNNNNNNNNNNCATAGGATTTGAAGTGGTGAATTCCAAGCAAGTTGCTTGTATCACACAATCTTATTAAGTCTAGGTTTTTTTGTATTACCAGGGATTACAATTATATCCCCCACTACTGAGATGTGCCAAAGCGAGCAAACAGGTGGCATTTCGAATTTTTCCTTCCAGAATGTGACTAGGAGAGATGTTATGTGTTATCTTTCTCTAACTACTGAATCACTATTGCAGAATTTGACTTTAGTAAATAAAAATTACGATTCGttcaatttttatttcatcataggcaatcatatacagtatatgtacgtTTTTTGATTTTCTACCAAGACCTATAGTTGGTGTTGTAGGAGCAGGATCCACCCTGAGTTGTCCCTTTGTGAAGCGAGAGGGGTCAAAACCGATGTTCATGAAAGCGGCTTCACAACGCCTGTATATCTGTCAGCGAGACTTGGTGAGCGGAGAAGATGAAGGCAAAATCGGAATAATAGCCGAAGTTGTATCCCGAGCAGCTATAGATGCACAGAAGTTCTCATAGTCAGTGTCCAGAAACACAAGGGAGCAATCCAGGCTGGAAAGAGGAGAATAGAATCATAATCacatcatatatttacacaaatgacttacctatacatatttatttcatgTCTACTTACACACAAAATTTCCTTGTGATACTTACATGCTTCATAGTCCACGGAATAGGTGAGGTTCTCCGAAAGGATTCGGCAGAACCTGTCCTCTACGTGTAATTGCGTTTCCATTAGCATCAGTAAACCAGTGGATCTAACGTTGAACTTAATTCCATCTGTggatatattaaaagtatatatttttactaatacaCACTGAAAACAGAATAGACTGCCAGGGTCATAAAACACTATCTAAAAGTCTGTAACGAAGAGTAAGTCTTACCAAAGGTATATTCGTTGCGGACACACTGCTTGTCAGTTGATTGGGTTGTTTGTGAGAGCAATTTCGTACCTTGCCAGCATACtgtaaatttaaaatatggaCTATAGAAAGTGTCNNNNNNNNNNNNNNNNNNNNNNNNNNNNNNNNNNNNNNNNNNNNNNNNNNNNNNNNNNNNNNNNNNNNNNNNNNNNNNNNNNNNNNNNNNNNNNNNNNNNNNNNNNNNNNNNNNNNNNNNNNNNNNNNNNNAATTTTNNNNNNNNNNNNNNNNNNNNNNNNNNNNNNNNNNNNNNNNNNNNNNNNNNNNNNNNNNNNNNNNNNNNNNNNNNNNNNNNNNNNNNNNNNNNNNNNNNNNTACTTATTTCATACTTCGCTTTATAATGTCACTGTATGTACTTCATTTCTTTtacgtgttatatatacacaggtaGTTAGATAGACCGATAAGACATGTCGCACACACGAACACCGAAAAGAAATAAAGCCATAAATGgtgtattaccccccccccccccgacatatCTAAATGTGTCTCTACGAAAGTGATTAGACTCCGAGATTAGACTCCAAGTATTCTTNNNNNNNNNNNNNNNNNNNNNNNNNNNNNNNNNNNNNNNNNNNNNNNNNNNNNNNNNatttttttgtgtacatataaattgAAACACTGATGTATCGAATTCAAGAGTTTTAAGTGTCACGGTTATATTGTTTCTATTATGGTAGTgttttaagtatgtgtgtgtagtagacACTATTAATCTTTCACTTGCTTCAGATGCGTTTCAGTATCAGGTTTATTAAGGAAAGCTGTGGTCTGTACTTCAAAGAGAGGAACGGATTTTTTTCCTATTGAAAGTGAACTAAGAAAGATGTTATCTATGTTATCTACTGCGTCTACCCTTTTCTACCTCGGGTAGAATTCAAATGACTTAACAAATTCAGATTTAATAAGGGCTAACAATGCTCTTCATCACTATTGGAGAATTTGGCTTGAGTAAAGACAGAATACGAGTAGCACAATCTTTATTTCGTGGCAAGTATCCATATAAAGGATCTATACCTTGAGGATTTTCTACCAAGACCTATAGTTAGAGTTGGAGCAGGATCCACCCTGAGCTGTCTTTGTGAAGCGAGAGGGATCAACACCGATGTTCATGAAGGCGGCTTCACAACGTCTGTAATATCTATCAGCGAGACTTGGTGAGCgggagaagatgaaggcgaaGTCGGCGTAATAGCCGAAGTTGTGACCAGCGCAGCTATAGATGCATGAGAAGTTCTCGTAGTCAGTGTCCAGAATCACGTAGGGAGCCATCCAGGCTGGAAGCAGGGAAAATGTACCGTTAATCATCTATATTTCCTTGTATGAATAAATTACATATCCCAGGTCTACTTACATACAAATTATTATTGTGAATACTTACATGCTTCGTAGTCCACGGAAAGATGAGGTTCTCCGAAAGGATTTGGCAGAACCTGACCATTACGTGTAATTGGGCTTCCATTAGCATCAGTACCAGTAGATCTGACGTTGAACTTGCTTCCATCTgtgaatatatttttacttatatattatgtttatgtgcatGCGCGATAACATTTTCTAAGAGAAGTCTATAACCGGCAAGAAAAGTCTTAAacgaaagtaaatgaaaattaaaacttACCATAGGTGTATTCGTTGCGGACACATTTCTTGATCAGTTGGTATGGGTTGTTTGTGAGTGCAATTTCATACCATGTGCCAGCATACTGTGATTTAGGAAATTTGGACTATAGTAATTGTTGCAAATTCAATATGGATATACGTTTTGCTTAATATTGAACAATCAATTNNNNNNNNNNNNNNNNNNNNNNNNNNNNNNNNNNNNNNNNNNNNNNNNNNNNNNNNNNNNNNNNNNNNNNNNNNNNNNNNNNNNNNNNNNNNNNNNNNNNNNNNNNNNNNNNNNNNNNNNNNNNNNNNNNNNNNNNNNNNNNNNNNNNATGTAAATTAACTTGCCTTCTGATGATTAGGCCTCTGTTGATCGTAGAGCATTCTCTCGTCTACCGAAGGGCATTTTCCTGGCACGACAAAGCTAGGAATCTTGTCGGCAGCGACCGCTGCAACGAGAACGAGACACAGCAACGAAGTCTTCATGGTGATCCTGCAGTCTGAGTGGCGTGGGAGCTTCTCAGGCGTCTTTATATAGAAGGAGTATCCCGCAGAGGAAAATGACGTTCCAAAATTATATCCATGTCGATGACATAGAAAATAAGATTAGTTTTAAGCTCCAATATCTCAATAGACAGCTGTAtatcaggggaaaaaataaataaacgatgaTCTTGAAATTCGATGCTCCGCCTCCTTCGCTGCTTTACGTGTGACATGATATATAAAGAGCAGAACTCACCATCAGGAGTCACACAAGACAAGGCACCATGTTGAAGGTACTCGTAGCTGCTGCCCTTGTGGCTCTTGTCGCAGCCGACAGCATTCCAGATTTCGTAGCTCCTGGAAATTGTGCCAGAGTGGCAAATCAAGAAAACTTCGACCTTCGTAGAGTAAGTTGTCTAACAATCTAATGCTTATTCATGCTATCTTCACTTACAAATTGATCGCTACACGTTTGTGGCAAATATCTCATTAACATTTGTTTTCCAACAGTATGCTGGTCGCTGGTATCAGGTAAAGATCATCGACAACCCCTACCAACCATACACTCGCTGCATCCACTCCAACTACGATTACTCTGACTCTGATCACGGCTTTAGGGTGACCACAGCAGGACTGACCCCCAACAATGAGTATCGCAGACTGGTGGGCAAGATCTACCCTACAAACGACTTCCCAAAAGCCCACATGCTCATTGATTTCCCTTCTGGTATGGGTAGAATTTTTTTCCTCTGGATATTAAAGTTATACCTTCCTAAATATAGTAGAATCTACAAACAGACAATGACCaactatatattttcccttttccccaacagCTTTCGCCGCTCCCTATGAAGTGATCGAGACTGACTACGATAGCTATTCCTGCGTGTATTCCTGCATTGACACAGACAGGTACAAGTCCGAGTTCGGCTTCGTGTTCTCCCGTACTCCACAGAATGCCGGTTCAGCGATTGACAGGTGTGCCTCTGTATTCCGCAGGAACGGCGTCGACTTTTCGTCTTTCAATGTAGTTCCTCATTCATCCGAATGTACTTACAGGACATAGACAAATACCAATGCTCTGCACAATAATAAGATACAAATGTGACTCAGAGTACTTATTTTCCCCCAGAACATGGAAACTTTgccataccatatatacatattaaaacactGTGTGGATCGTATTGNNNNNNNNNNNNNNNNNNNNNNNNNNNNNNNNNNNNNNNNNNNNNNNNNNNNNNNNNNNNNNNNNCCAAAGGATATACATACAGATCGCCGAGATTTTTCGGATGTTTATAGGATCATAATGTGCATCTGCAAGGGGCTTGTAGATGAATGCATGTAAACTATTTTGGTGTCCGAAGATCCCGTTTTCTTTGGAGTTGCACGTACAGTCTGCATACGAAAGTCGGTCTTCATTTAAGAAATGATAGAGATATTCATTgcaaatagaaaattaataaacattaaatatcgagatttttcttttcctactgTAAATATTTTTCTTGTCGCTTTAAAGTTGATATACTATTCTCGAGGTAAATTAATTAGAGTATTATAATTTCTTCAAAACGCTAACACTTTGTGTTCCATGCGTTAAAGATTTGTATGAAAGGTGAAGGCGGGACTCTAGAAGAAAGGAGCAGAAAAACGTGGGAAAGGAATAAACAGAGAGCCGAGGAATTTCAAAACATGCAGAAAGGGTGAGGAAAGCCGCGCTGATCtaggtgtgtttgcgtttgtgcttAGCTTGTGTGCAGGATTNNNNNNNNNNNNNNNNNNNNNNNNNNNNNNNNNNNNNNNNNNNNNNNNNNNNNNNNNNNNNNNNNNNNNNNNNNNNNNNNNNNNNNNNNNNNNNNNNNNNNNNNNNNNNNNNNNNNNNNNNNNNNNNNNNNNNNNNNNNNNNNNNNNNNNNNNNNNNNNNNNNNNNNNNNNNNNNNNNNNNNNNNNNNNNNNNNNNNNNGATCTAGTCTTAACGAACCGAAAGTGTCTATGATATTTGATATCTTAATTGGATATTCCAGTCCCGCGTGTATCTtagctatatatttacacacacatacacacaaatatactgcGTTATTACTTGATTTTGACAATGTACCTTATCAGTATTGGAGAATTTAGCATTCAAATAACGAGAGGAAATGTGCAAGAGTGTGTTTATTTCATAATGTATGATAGGCATCCATACACAGTGTGTGCACGTCATTGAGTTTCTACCAAGACCTATAGGTGTTGTGAGAACAGGATGTACCCTGAGCTGTCTTCGTGAAGCGAGAGGGGTCAACGCCGATGTTCATGAAGGCGGCTCCACAACGCCGAAGTTGTATCCCGATCAGCTATAGATGCACGAAAAGTTCTCNNNNNNNNNNNNNNNNNNNNNNNNNNNNNNNNNNNNNNNNCAGGCTGAAAGAGGGATATTGTATCGTTAATCAAATGTATTTTATGATTTACTTATAATAATCCATTCCATGTCtaattaaatacaaaattttcNNNNNNNNNNNNNNNNNNNNNNNNNNNNNNNNNNNNNNNNNNNNNNNNNNNNNNNNNNNNNNNNNNNNNNNNNNNNNNNNNNNNNNNNNNNNNNNNNNNNNNNNNNNNNNNNNNNNNNNNNNNNNNNNNNNNNNNNNNNNNNNNNNNNNNNNNNNNNNNNNNNNNNNNNNNNNNNNNNNNNNNNNNNNNNNNNNNNNNNNNNNNNNNNNNNNNNNNNNNNNNNNNNNNNNNNNNNNNNNNNNNNNNNNNNNNNNNNNNNNNNNNNNNNNNNNNNNNNNNNNNNNNNNNNNNNNNNNNNNNNNNNNNNNNNNNNNNNNNNNNNNNNNNNNNNNNNNNNNNNNNNNNNNNNNNNNNNNNNNNNNNNNNNNNNNNNNNNNNNNNNNNNNNNNNNNNNNNNNNNNNNNNNNNNNNNNNNNNNNNNNNNNNNNNNNNNNNNNNNNNNNNNNNNNNNNNNNNNNNNNNNNNNNNNNNNNNNNNNNNNNNNNNNNNNNNNNNNNNNNNNNNNNNNNNNNNNNNNNNNNNNNNNNNNNNNNNNNNNNNNNNNNNNNNNNNNNNNNNNNNNNNNNNNNNNNNNNNNNNNNNNNNNNNNNNNNNNNNNNNNNNNNNNNNNNNNNNNNNNNNNNNNNNNNNNNNNNNNNNNNNNNNNNNNNNNNNNNNNNNNNNNNNNNNNNNNNNNNNNNNNNNNNNNNNNNNNNNNNNNNNNNNNNNNNNNNNNNNNNNNNNNNNNNNNNNNNNNNNNNNNNNNNNNNNNNNNNNNNNNNNNNNNNNNNNNNNNNNNNNNNNNNNNNNNNNNNNNNNNNNNNNNNNNNNNNNNNNNNNNNNNNNNNNNNNNNNNNNNNNNNNNNNNNNNNNNNNNNNNNNNNNNNNNNNNNNNNNNNNNNNNNNNNNNNNNNNNNNNNNNNNNNNNNNNNNNNNNNNNNNNNNNNNNNNNNNNNNNNNNNNNNNNNNNNNNNNNNNNNNNNNNNNNNNNNNNNNNNNNNNNNNNNNNNNNNTTTTCTTGTGAATACGGAGTTGTACGGAGAGTCGAGTTTCTCTGAAAGGATTCAGCAAATCCTGTCCTTCGTGTGTAATTGGATTTCTATTAGCGTCAGTATCAGTGGTCTTGATGTTGAACTTGGTACCATTTGtggatatattttcatatttatatttgactagtacaaaatgaaaaaaaaaaaaatacaagggtcTATAACAATTTCTTAAAGGtctctgagagagaaaaaaaaagttaatttgttACGGACACACCGTTTGATGAGTTGCtaggggttgtgtgtgagtgcaatTTCTTATCATGTGCCAGCATACTGTACTTTTAGAAAAGTGTACTATAGTGTTCCAAATTAATTATGAAATCACATTTTCGTTTANNNNNNNNNNNNNNNNNNNNNNNNNNNNNNNNNNNNNNNNNNNNNNNGNNNNNNNNNNNNNNNNNNNNNNNNNNNNNNNNNNNNNNNNNNNNNNNNNNNNNNNNNNNNNNNNNNNNNNNNNNNNNNNNNNNNNNNNNNNNNNNNNNNNNNNNNNNNNNNNNNNNNNNNNNNNNNNNNNNNNNNNNNNNNNNNNNNNNNNNNNNNNNNNNNNNNNNNNNNNNNNNNNNNNNNNNNNNNNNNNNNNNNNNNNNNNNNNNNNNNNNNNNNNNNNNNNNNNNNNNNNNNNNNNNNNNNNNNNNNNNNNNNNNNNNNTGTTAttggttattcttattatctgaATTAACTTGCCCTTTTATGGTTAGCTTTTGTTCATTGTAAAGAATTCACTGGTCTCCCGATGGACATTTTCCAGCAATCACAGCAACGAGAGCGGGGCACAGTAACAAAGTCTACAATCCTGTAGTCTGAGTGGCGTGTGAGCTTCTCAAGCTTCGTTATATATAGGTTGCAGCTAGCAGTGGTAAGTTACATTCGACTAAGTTATTCATGTTAATGTTCAGAAAATAACACTTGTTTTTAACTAGAATGAATCATTAATTTCGAAgaattaatttagattttttgaaTGGCATATatcaaaccacaaaaaataagaaGACAACTCCGACCTTGGCAGAGtaagttgtttttaaatttattgcttATTAATGGTATCTTCAGTTATAATATGTAATTGCGTCCCAGTGCCTAAATATATGTTCCCAACAGTATGCAGGTCGGACTATGGCTTTAAGCCGAGTACTCCAGACTGCAGGGCAAGATCTACCTTACAAAGGGCTTCCCAACTGCCCACATGCTTATTGATTTCCCTTCTGGTATGTGTAaatcatacttatatacattaatactgtacataattacatacagtAAAACCCAGAGATAGGATTTTGACCAATGACTCTTTGTAACTATTGTCCCTTTTTTTACCAACAGTTTTCGCTGCTCCCTATGAAGCAATCAAGATTGACTGTATTCCTGCACTGGCACAGAGAAGCACAAGTCCGAGTTAGGCATCGTCTCCTGAACTCCACAGAACTCCAGTCCAGCGATTGACAGATGCGCCTCTGTATTCTGGAGGAGTAGCgtcgatttttccctttttattattgttcctcATAGAGTGTTTACAGTGCATAGACACATACCAGAGATATCTGCCATAATAAAGTAAAGCCATTACTTGGGGAATTAATTTCCGCAAAAAANNNNNNNNNNNNNNNNNNNNNNNNNNNNNNNNNNNNNNNNNNNNNNNNNNNNNNNNNNNNNNNNNNNNNNNNNNNNNNNNNNNNNNNNNNNNNNNNNNNNNNNNNNNNNNNNNNNNNNNNNNNNNNNNNNNNNNNNNNNNNNNNNNNNNNNNNNNNNNNNNNNNNNNNNNNNNNNNNNNNNNNNNNTGTATTGATTCCCCCTCCCAATGCTAAATCTAAATGTTTCTACACGGAAGTGGTCAGGTGTAGACAGATGACAGAGCCAGCAGGAACAAGTGTTGATAAGTATGACGACTTATGGATTCCAGAGGAAATGATACAAGTTGTAGCAACGATGGCGGAGGAGCGCGACGTGGGGGAAAACGTTGAAGGAAGAATGAAGATCTCATAAGCTCCAGTGCGTGAGGGTCTCGGAGGGAATTCACGATGGCCGCCAGGTGTAAGATTCATGCTTTGTCCTGGCAATGAATAGGCAACGTCGCAAACTGGAGCGGGATTAACCTAGAGATGTTTGGTATCTTGTTGTCCTTCAGGAATGAATGAAACTACTTCCAAGAGGACTAATACTCACAAATATTCGATGCTCTGTGTCCAGCGAGAATGTCGAATGGGGAGTCAGGAAGGAAGCGCTGTATCGCTAAATCGAGAAATTCCATGCATGCAAACTCAATGATTTCATAGAATCCAGATCTGTTGTCAGAGCGTGATCTCCCATGGGATGGGTACTGGGACTTATCTGAGACACTAATAACACCCTGTATTTGAGAGTCTGAAAGTACCTGTGGAGGCGACTGAGATTCAGTGCCAAGTGCGGGTCTGTAGTGCCGTTTTTGATCCTGGGACAAACAATTCAGATACACCTTGTCATATGCCTGTTCTATGACATTCTGATGAAGTAACTCTTGAACTCAAACTGTCAGGGAATGAGAAGACGAGTGTCTGCAATGAGGACGGCGGAGTGGAGGAGCAACACCGCTCATCCATGGCCATCAAAGCCTTCGGTGCATGACTGAGCATGCCTACCCGTGAGGCCTTATCACCAACCACACTGACAGTCGACCGGGAACAGGTCGATTGTCAGTGTCATTTCCTATCTTAGCCGGCCTGAAAGGGCCACCGCGGTTGGGCGTAGATGTGGGGACTATACGTCGACCACGAAGTGCgtctgtggcatttttggctGGTCTTTCTGGTGTGGACAGGATTGGGACTGAATGGCATAGAAAagttggggagatggagagactTGCAGAGGGTGTGGTATTTGATCTGCAATTGCATTAACTGAAGTATCAGAGCCACAGAGTGGAAAGGATCTGCCATTGATAGTGGATTCTGCTGATGACTCTCCTGACAGTGGAGATCATGTAAAGGCATTCAAATGATTTGAAAGGCACCCCCGTGCTGTTGAGTCTCCCCAAAGGAAGGGGAGGACAGTAGTgatatggtggtggtgagggtgacaAAAGACCTGGGGGATCATGGGTGGAAGGGTCTATCATGCGCGCCACTAAGTCTAGCACCTCTCCACATGCATGTTTCctctgggaaggagggagggaacgacGAAGAGAGGCCACTGATGACTGAATCTCCCACAGTAGTGCGAAAAGAGTTTCCAAAGTCGGCACCAGAGGCGCCTGTCCAAAAGTCCTTGAAGCTCAGA
This window contains:
- the LOC119593449 gene encoding crustacyanin-A1 subunit-like, yielding MKTSLLCLVLVAAVAADKIPSFVVPGKCPSVDERMLYDQQRPNHQKYAGTWYEIALTNNPYQLIKKCVRNEYTYDGSKFNVRSTGTDANGSPITRNGQVLPNPFGEPHLSVDYEASWMAPYVILDTDYENFSCIYSCAGHNFGYYADFAFIFSRSPSLADRYYRRCEAAFMNIGVDPSRFTKTAQGGSCSNSNYRSW